In a genomic window of Telopea speciosissima isolate NSW1024214 ecotype Mountain lineage chromosome 5, Tspe_v1, whole genome shotgun sequence:
- the LOC122663049 gene encoding uncharacterized protein LOC122663049 produces MPPRKGVPLKLYVSAAEGSIGSLLAQDNEAGKEQAVFYLSRALTEVERKYLSIEKLCLALFFSCSKLRYYLLPDTVNVVCQTDVIKYMLTRPISRGRVGKWTLALTEFALQYVPQIAVKGQALADFLADHPLMEAARGMVEVPLMGLTPWKLFFDGSKTEQAAGAGVVLRLPEGTETQLAFQLDFPCSNNQAKYEALILGISLLLGLKADVVEIIGNSQLVIRQLVGEYRCKSEHLVEYLARAKRLLEGFQDVAVCYIPRSRNQAVNGLAQAASDIGLPEDSMERTIIIRRQTRSSVAESGQVEVNHVEDTQPDWRTPIVQYLSKPGPEFDRRILDRATGYVLIREDLYKKGKDDLLLKCVSLNEATLVMAEVHEGICGAHQASPKMRWLIPCHGYYWQTMTADCQIC; encoded by the coding sequence ATGCCTCCAAGAAAAGGGGTACCTCTAAAATTGTATGTATCCGCAGCAGAAGGTTCAATAGGGAGTCTACTCGCACAGGACAACGAGGCCGGGAAAGAACAAGCTGTGTTCTACCTGAGCCGGGCCTTGACGGAAGTAGAACGGAAGTATCTTTCCATTGAAAAGCTTTGCCTGGCGTTGTTCTTCTCCTGCAGCAAGCTTAGGTACTATCTCTTGCCAGATACGGTAAACGTGGTTTGTCAGACCGACGTCATCAAGTACATGCTCACGCGCCCAATTTCTAGGGGAAGGGTTGGAAAGTGGACTCTCGCTCTTACTGAGTTTGCCCTCCAGTATGTACCCCAGATAGCGGTCAAGGGACAGGCGTTAGCAGACTTTCTTGCGGATCATCCTCTCATGGAGGCAGCGAGGGGTATGGTGGAGGTGCCCCTCATGGGACTGACACCATGGAAGCTTTTCTTCGATGGATCCAAGACCGAGCAGGCCGCCGGAGCAGGGGTTGTGCTGCGGTTACCAGAAGGGACCGAGACCCAACTTGCATTTCAGCTTGACTTCCCTTGCTCCAACAATCAGGCCAAGTATGAGGCCCTTATACTAGGGATAAGCTTGCTTCTCGGCCTGAAGGCCGATGTTGTGGAAATCATCGGCAACTCACAGCTGGTGATCAGACAACTGGTTGGAGAATACCGGTGTAAGAGCGAGCATCTGGTTGAGTACCTTGCGCGGGCCAAAAGGCTGCTTGAAGGATTCCAGGATGTGGCTGTTTGCTACATTCCACGGTCTCGAAACCAGGCCGTAAACGGGTTGGCTCAAGCAGCGTCTGACATCGGCCTACCAGAGGATAGTATGGAAAGGACCATCATCATCAGACGGCAGACGCGGTCTTCCGTTGCTGAGagtggtcaggtggaggtcaacCATGTCGAAGACACTCAGCCTGATTGGCGAACTCCCATCGTCCAATACTTGAGCAAACCTGGACCAGAGTTTGACAGAAGGATCCTGGACAGAGCCACGGGCTACGTGCTGATTAGGGAAGATCTCTATAAAAAGGGAAAGGATGACCTGTTGCTCAAGTGCGTCAGCCTAAATGAGGCAACATTGGTCATGGCTGAGGTACACGAGGGCATATGTGGGGCACACCAGGCTAGCCCCAAGATGAGATGGTTGATTCCATGTCATGGGTATTATTGGCAGACGATGACGGCAGACTGTCAAATATGCTGA
- the LOC122663050 gene encoding uncharacterized protein LOC122663050: MKGVSQAEVIQFLKSHVIHRFGLPETITCDNGSVFFRDEVVVFAVELGITFTYSTPYYVQGNGQAEASNKILKGCLAKVVDDNPRRWADMLSKVLWAFRTSQRTSMATTPFALTYSHDAVLPVEVSVKSARVAFQQGLTPTAYSKAMLAELDDLEERLAALDRMQVQKKRVAAIYNKRISPKHFQEGDIVLKAVLPVGAKDPRLGKWSPTWEGPFTVCQVLPRRSLQIT; encoded by the coding sequence ATGAAGGGAGTCAGTCAGGCTGAGGTCATCCAATTCCTCAAGAGCCATGTCATTCATAGGTTTGGGCTTCCAGAGACTATCACGTGTGACAACGGGAGCGTTTTCTTTAGAGATGAAGTGGTTGTGTTTGCGGTTGAATTGGGAATAACATTCACCTATTCCACCCCGTATTACGTGCAAGGTAATGGTCAGGCCGAGGCAAGTAACAAGATTCTCAAAGGGTGTTTAGCGAAGGTTGTGGATGACAACCCACGAAGGTGGGCAGACATGCTCTCTAAAGTTCTTTGGGCATTTAGGACGTCACAACGAACCAGTATGGCCACTACACCCTTCGCTTTAACCTACAGCCACGACGCAGTGTTACCTGTTGAAGTCAGTGTAAAGTCAGCGCGGGTGGCATTCCAGCAGGGACTCACGCCAACAGCCTACAGCAAGGCCATGCTGGCCGAGCTTGATGACTTGGAGGAGCGTTTGGCCGCGCTGGATAGGATGCAAGTCCAGAAGAAGAGGGTTGCAGCAATCTACAACAAAAGGATCAGCCCAAAGCATTTCCAGGAGGGGGACATCGTCCTAAAGGCCGTGCTCCCAGTTGGGGCGAAGGACCCCAGATTGGGCAAGTGGTCCCCAACGTGGGAGGGACCGTTTACGGTCTGTCAGGTGCTTCCGCGGAGGAGCTTACAGATTACGTGA